The following nucleotide sequence is from Burkholderia gladioli.
TGCGGGCTGCGGTAGCGCTTGCCGAGGTCGTTGACCTCGAGGATCACCTCGCGCGCCTTGAGCTTGTCGAAACGCTCGCGCACGGCATCGGACTGGATCAGGTAGGACGGAACGGCTTGGGGGTTCTGCATGGTCGCCTCGGCATCTGGCAGGGTCGGTCGGTCGATCGGATTCATCGGGCAAGGCACGCGCTCGCCTCAGGCGCGCTGCGCGCGGTCCCACGGAAACAGCTTGCGGCCCAGCAGGCCGAGCACGATGTCGGTGCCCAGGCCGATGATCCCGATCATCAGGATCGCCGCGTAGACATTGTCGAAATGCTGGTAGCGCGCCTGCTGGCTGATGTACCAGGTGATGCCCGAGCTGGTGCCCACCAGCTCCGCGACGATCAGGTAGGTCCAGGCCCAGCCCAGCAGGATGCGCTGGTCGCGATAGAGGTCGGGCAGGATGCCGGGGATCGCCACGTGCGCGACCAGCCCCGGCTTCTTCGCGCCCAGCGTCATGGCCGCCTCGAACAACGCGTAGTCGAGCTTGCGCGTGGTGTTGGCGACGATCAGCACCTGCTGGAAGAAGGTGCCGATCACGATGATGGCGATCTTCGGCGCGTCGTAGATGCCGAGCACCGCCACCATCAGCGCGCCGAAGGCGGGCGCGGGCAGGTAGCGGAAGAACTCGAGGAAGGGTTCGTTCAGGCGCGCCACCGCGCCGAACACGCCGCACAGGATGCCGATCGGCACGCCCAGCGCCGAGGAGATCACGAAGCCCCAGAAGATCACCTGGATGCTGTGCCAGAGGCTCTGGTGCAGCCACACGCCCTCGCGCGAGGCCGGCGGCGTCGTGAAGGCCGTGTAGAAGGCGCGCAGCACCTCGTGCGGCGCCGGCAGGTAGACCGGGTTCGCGCGAATGCCGGCCGGCGGCGCGGCATGCGCCTCGCGCGCGTGGGCGAGTTCGTCGTCGAACACGGCGCGATCGACGCGCATGCCGGGCTGGAAATAATCGACGCTGCCGGGGTTGGTGATCAGCATCTGCGGATGCCAGACGAAGGGCACGTAGCTGATCACGCACCACACCAGCAGCGGCAGCAGGAAGGAGCCCAGGCCTAGCGTCCAGCGGGCGTGGGGGGACAGCTCGCGACGCACCGAGAGCCAGTCGGTGCGAGGGGCGCGATTGCTGCGGTCGGTACGTCGGGGGACGGTGTTCATTCCGTTCTCCAGGTTGACCGCGCCGCCTTCCCGGGCGGCGCGGTACGTTGATCGGGCAGCGGATTCGGGCACGGCGGCCAGCGCCTTCAGGCGCTCACCGCCTCGCCGGTGCGGATCACCATCAGGCGCTGCCCCGCCGCCACCGGCGCGCCCACCGCGCAATCGATCGTGTCGATCACGCCCGCCTCAGCGGCCTGCACCGTCACCTCCATCTTCATCGATTCGAGGATCGCGATCGGCTCGCCCTCGGCCACCGTCGCGCCCACCTCCACCAGCAGCTTCCAGACCGAGCCCGAGACGTCGGCCGTCACCGCGCGGCGGGCCGGGTCCAGCGCGTCGGCCGCCGCCGGGTTCGTGCTCCCCTCCCCGCCGCCGGCCGAGGTTTCGTCGACGTAATCGGCCTGGCCCGTCAGCCGCCAGCGTTCGCGCTCGGCATCGAAGGCGGCCTGCTGGCGCGTCTTGAAGGCGGCGATCGAATCGGCCTGGTCGCGCAGGAAGCGCCGGTATTCGCCAAGATCGAAGCTCGATGGCTCGATGCGCAGGCTCGCGCGGCCCGCCGTGAAATCCTCGCGCAAGGCGGCCAGCTCGGCCTCGCTGACCTCATAAAAGCGGATCTCGTCGAAGAAGCGCAGCAGCCAGGGCTTGCCGGGCTCGAACTCGCGCGTGCTGCGATAGCGGTTCCACATCTGCACGGTGCGCCCGACGAACTGGTAGCCGCCCGGCCCTTCCATGCCGTAGACGCACAGATACGCCCCGCCGATGCCGACCGCGTTTTCCGGCGTCCAGGTGCGCGCCGGGTTGTACTTGGTGGTCACCAGCCGGTGGCGCGGATCGAGCGGCGTGGCCACCGGCGCGCCGAGGTAGACGTCGCCGAGCCCCATCACGAGATAGCGCGCGTCGAACACGATGCGCTTGACGTCCTCGATCGAATCGAGCCCGTTGATGCGGCGGATGAATTCGATATTGCTGGGGCACCAGGGCGCGTCGGGGCGCACCGACTGCATGTAGCGCTCGATCGCGATGCGCGTCGAGGGATCGTCCCAGGACAGCGGCAGGTGCACGATGCGGTTCGGCACGCGCGCCTCGGCGTCGTCGGGCAGTTCGTGCTCGGCGCGGCGCAGGTGGTCGAGCAGCCGCGCGATCGGCAGCCGATCGGGATCGACATGGACCTGCAGCGAGCGGATCCCCGGCGTGAGATCGACGATGCCGGGCAGCGGATGCGCTTGCAGCCAGCCCATCAGCGCATGCACGCGAAAACGCAGCTCGAGGTCGAGCACGGGCGGGCCGTATTCGATCAGCACGTTGCTGTCGCCGGAGCGGCGGTAGACCACGCCGATGCCGCGCCCGGCATCCGGATCGCGCAGCAGCACGCAATCGGGCGCCGTGAGCGGCTTGGTTGCGCGTGCATCGATCTCGGCGGCGGCGGTTTCTTCCGCGACGGGAACGGCAGTGCGCGCGGCCGGCGCGAAACGCACCGTATCGCCGGGCCGCAGTTGCCCGAGCTTCCACAGCTCGTCGCGCACCACCGTCACCGGGCACACGAAGCCGCCCAGGCTCGGGCCGTCCGGGCCGAGGATCACCGGCATGTCGCCGGTGAAATCGACCGCGCCGATCGCATAGGCGTTGTCGTGGATGTTGGAGGGATGCAGCCCGGCCTCGCCGCCGTCGCTGCGGGCCCAGCGCGGCTTCGGCCCGACCAGGCGCACGCCCGTGCGGCTCGAGTTGTAGTGCACCACCCAGGCCGTGTCGTAGAGCATCGCGATATCGTCGGGCGTGAAGAAGTCGGGCGCGCCGTGCGGCCCGTCGAGCACGCCCAGCGTCCAGGCCTGGGTCAGTTGCGGCCGCTCGTGCTCGGCCAGCATCGCGCCGGCCTCGCCGCGCCCGGCGCCGGCGTCGAGATGCAGCACGTCGCCCTTGCGCAGCGCGCGCCCCGCATGGCCGCCGAACTGGCCCAGCGTGAAGGTCGCCTTGCTGCCCAGGTAGTCGGGCACCTGCAGGCCGCCCTTCACGGCCAGGCAGGCGCGCACGCCGGGCCCCGTCACGCCGCCGAGCTTGAGCACGGCGCCGGGCGCGGCGCGTCGGACCTGCCAGGCCGGCACCGGCTCGCCGTCGAGGGTGGCCGCGAACGCGGCGCCGCCGAGCACGAACAGCGTCGCGCAGTTGAAGCGCAGCGTCGCGCCGACCATCGTGAATTCGAGCCCGGCCGCCTCGGCGGGGTTGCCGAGCAGGCGGTTGGCCAGGTCGAAGGAACGGTCGTCCATCGGGCCCGAGGGCGGCACGCCGATATTCCAGTAGCCAGTGCGGCCCGGCGTCTGCTGCACGGTGGTCTGGATGCCGCCGTCGAGCA
It contains:
- a CDS encoding ABC transporter permease: MNTVPRRTDRSNRAPRTDWLSVRRELSPHARWTLGLGSFLLPLLVWCVISYVPFVWHPQMLITNPGSVDYFQPGMRVDRAVFDDELAHAREAHAAPPAGIRANPVYLPAPHEVLRAFYTAFTTPPASREGVWLHQSLWHSIQVIFWGFVISSALGVPIGILCGVFGAVARLNEPFLEFFRYLPAPAFGALMVAVLGIYDAPKIAIIVIGTFFQQVLIVANTTRKLDYALFEAAMTLGAKKPGLVAHVAIPGILPDLYRDQRILLGWAWTYLIVAELVGTSSGITWYISQQARYQHFDNVYAAILMIGIIGLGTDIVLGLLGRKLFPWDRAQRA
- the uca gene encoding urea carboxylase, producing the protein MRFAKVLVANRGEIACRVIRTLRRLGIASVAVYSEADRHAPHVGLADQAVCIGPAGAADSYLRMEAILAAARETGAQAIHPGYGFLSENPAFAEACEAAGLRFIGPRAAQMRAFGLKHSAREIAREQGVPLLPGTGLLADAAAALEAAGRIGYPVMLKSTAGGGGIGMSLCRDAGQLAAAFETVARLGAANFANAGVFVEKYVEAARHIEVQIFGDGRGEVIALGERDCSVQRRNQKVIEETPAPGLSEAERAGLHAGAVRLAKAVDYASAGTVEYVFDAEARRFYFLEVNTRLQVEHCVTEEVTGTDLVEWMILEAEGDLPPLAALAANALPRGASIQVRLYAEDPNKRFQPSAGLLTHVEFPAGARVESWVEAGTEVSAHYDPLLAKLIVAGDTREAALAKLREALASTTLYGIETNLDYLRAIVGSDTFARAAQTTAFLSRFVFAPHTVDVLDGGIQTTVQQTPGRTGYWNIGVPPSGPMDDRSFDLANRLLGNPAEAAGLEFTMVGATLRFNCATLFVLGGAAFAATLDGEPVPAWQVRRAAPGAVLKLGGVTGPGVRACLAVKGGLQVPDYLGSKATFTLGQFGGHAGRALRKGDVLHLDAGAGRGEAGAMLAEHERPQLTQAWTLGVLDGPHGAPDFFTPDDIAMLYDTAWVVHYNSSRTGVRLVGPKPRWARSDGGEAGLHPSNIHDNAYAIGAVDFTGDMPVILGPDGPSLGGFVCPVTVVRDELWKLGQLRPGDTVRFAPAARTAVPVAEETAAAEIDARATKPLTAPDCVLLRDPDAGRGIGVVYRRSGDSNVLIEYGPPVLDLELRFRVHALMGWLQAHPLPGIVDLTPGIRSLQVHVDPDRLPIARLLDHLRRAEHELPDDAEARVPNRIVHLPLSWDDPSTRIAIERYMQSVRPDAPWCPSNIEFIRRINGLDSIEDVKRIVFDARYLVMGLGDVYLGAPVATPLDPRHRLVTTKYNPARTWTPENAVGIGGAYLCVYGMEGPGGYQFVGRTVQMWNRYRSTREFEPGKPWLLRFFDEIRFYEVSEAELAALREDFTAGRASLRIEPSSFDLGEYRRFLRDQADSIAAFKTRQQAAFDAERERWRLTGQADYVDETSAGGGEGSTNPAAADALDPARRAVTADVSGSVWKLLVEVGATVAEGEPIAILESMKMEVTVQAAEAGVIDTIDCAVGAPVAAGQRLMVIRTGEAVSA